A stretch of the Lolium perenne isolate Kyuss_39 chromosome 3, Kyuss_2.0, whole genome shotgun sequence genome encodes the following:
- the LOC139838042 gene encoding uncharacterized protein has translation MAPFAALYGRKCTTPLLWSGVGERSLFGPDLIKDAEEKVRLIRDRLKIAQSRQKSYADSKRREVTYEIGDREYLRVSPLRGVKRFGVKGKLAPRFVGPFKILARKGEVAYELELPESLAAVHSVFHVSQLKKCHPEMAETPLRDTVPLEEVQLESDLTYEEKPMKILETAERVTHTKTIKFCKVQWNHHTEEEATWEREDDLREDHPHLFASHSDSRGRESS, from the coding sequence ATGGCACCCTTTGCGgcattgtatggaaggaagtgcaccACCCCATTGTTATGGAGTGGCGTAGGAGAAAGAAGTCTGTTTGGCCCAGACCTGATCAAGGATGCCGAAGAGAAGGTCAGACTGATCAGAGATAGATTGAAAATAGCTCAatctagacagaagagctacgctgactcAAAGCGTAGGGAAGTGACCTATGAGATAGGTGATAGGGAATACCTAAGAGTCTCACCCCTACGTGGTGTGAAGAGATTTGGAGTCAAGGGAAAGTTGGCACCCCGCTTTGTAGGACCATTCAAGATCCTGGCTCGCAAAGGTGAAGTAGCATATGAGTTGGAACTGCCAGAATCTCTAGCTGCAGTCCACAGTGTGTTCCATGTAAGTCAACTAAAGAAGTGTCACCCAGAAATGGCAGAGACCCCGTTGAGAGATACAGTGCCACTTGAGGAAGTTCAGTTGGAGAGTGATCTCACATATGAAGAGAAGCCGATGAAGATACTGGAGACAGCAGAAAGAGTGACCCATACGAAGACGATCAAATTCTGCAAGGTCCAGTGGAACCACCACACCGAGGAAGAAGCTACATGGGAACGAGAAGATGACCTCCGTGAAGATCACccacacctatttgctagccACTCCGATTCTCGAGGGCGAGAATCATCTTAA